Proteins encoded within one genomic window of Rhododendron vialii isolate Sample 1 chromosome 1a, ASM3025357v1:
- the LOC131329007 gene encoding uncharacterized protein LOC131329007, with amino-acid sequence MSFREFPEPYILWVKACITSPSFFVIINGELMGYFSGKRGLRQGDPISPYLFLLVMEAFSSILRLRISQEGFSFHPRCAAINLSHLVFPDDMFILRGAEVDSFRVINGQWCSQGVPFFLRCQLISSVLFSIQVYWSSVFIIPTKMTKVIKAMLGAFLWNGVALKSVGVKVTWQSEEDILWVKWVHSYISKYQCIWNMHLPIDSSWTLRKIFGLRDMGLRFIKSVVGNGKNTFLWLDNWQTLGPLFLRFGNRVVFNTGRSLGAKVDSIIANGRWKWPRGRNASIIEIKAGTASDLVPAMDRDDKVV; translated from the exons ATGAGTTTTAGGGAATTTCCGGAGCCATACATTCTGTGGGTTAAAGCTTGTATTACCTCCCCTAGCTTCTTTGTCATCATTAATGGGGAGCTTATGGGTTATTTCTCTGGAAAAAGAGGGCTTAGGCAAGGGGATCCCATCTCCCcttacctttttcttttggttatgGAAGCTTTTTCAAGCATCCTTAGGCTTCGAATCAGTCAAGAAGGGTTCTCTTTCCACCCTCGATGTGCTGCCATCAATCTTTCTCACTTGGTGTTTCCTGATGACATGTTTATTCTTCGTGGGGCTGAAGTTGATTCTTTTAGGGTCATCAATGGACAATGGTGTTCTCAAGGAGTTCCATTTTTTCTCAG ATGCCAGTTAATCAGTTCAGTTCTTTTCAGTATTCAAGTCTATTGGTCTTCTGTTTTCATCATTCCTACAAAGATGACGAAGGTTATTAAAGCCATGCTTGGTGCTTTTCTCTGGAATGGTGTGGCTCTTAAGTCAGTGGGTGTAAAAGTTACTTGGCAATCT GAAGAAGATATTCTATGGGTTAAATGGGTGCATTCTTATATTAGTAAGTATCAATGTATATGGAACATGCATCTTCCTATTGATTCTTCATGGACCTTGAGGAAGATCTTCGGTTTGAGAGATATGGGTCTGAGATTCATCAAATCAGTTGTTGGGAATGGTAAGAACACTTTCTTATGGTTGGATAACTGGCAAACTTTGGGACCTTTGTTTCTGCGATTTGGAAATAGGGTTGTGTTCAATACTGGTAGGTCACTTGGGGCTAAGGTGGATTCCATTATTGCAAATGGCAGGTGGAAATGGCCTCGCGGCAGAAATGCATCTATTATTGAGATTAAGGCTGGCACAGCAAGTGATCTTGTTCCAGCTATGGATAGAGATGACAAGGTTGTCTAG
- the LOC131318005 gene encoding ras-related protein RGP1-like, whose protein sequence is MSNLYGDFNQKIDYVFKIVLIGDSAVGKSQLLSRFARNDFSLDSRATIGVEFQTKTLVIDHKTVKAQIWDTAGQERYRAVTTAYYRGAVGAMLVYDITKRQTFDHVAKWLEELRAHADNNIVIMLVGNKSDLGTLRDVPTEDAKDFAQRENLFFMETSALEATNVEIAFQTVLTEIYRIVSKKSLVANEEAESAGSSALLKGTKIVVPGQEPVSGGSKFSCCSYS, encoded by the exons ATGTCGAATTTGTACGGAGATTTCAATCAGAAGATCGATTACGTGTTCAAGATCGTACTGATTGGAGACTCGGCAGTCGGGAAATCGCAGCTCCTGTCGCGTTTCGCCAGGAACGACTTCAGCCTGGATTCCAGGGCCACGATTGGGGTGGAGTTCCAGACCAAGACGCTCGTCATCGACCACAAGACGGTCAAGGCTCAGATTTGGGACACTGCTGGACAAGAAAG ATACCGGGCAGTAACAACCGCGTACTACAGAGGTGCAGTGGGGGCAATGCTAGTTTATGACATAACCAAGCGCCAGACCTTTGATCATGTGGCAAAGTGGTTAGAGGAATTGCGGGCCCATGCAGATAATAACATTGTAATAATGCTTGTAGGCAATAAGTCCGACCTAGGGACGCTCCGCGATGTTCCCACTGAAGACGCCAAAGACTTTGCCCAGAGAGAGAACCTTTTCTTCATGGAAACATCAGCCCTTGAAGCGACTAATGTGGAAATAGCATTCCAAACAGTTCTAACAGAGATCTACCGAATCGTCAGTAAAAAATCCCTTGTTGCCAATGAGGAAGCTGAATCTGCTGGGAGTTCTGCACTTCTTAAGGGAACCAAGATTGTTGTCCCTGGACAGGAGCCAGTTTCAGGAGGGAGCAAGTTCAGTTGTTGTTCGTATTCCTAG
- the LOC131317999 gene encoding transcription factor bHLH130-like, producing the protein MDGFQSSQMNTSLFSSNSKHPDVQNMKGRESMNTDDLYNQYQNQQQGSTLVRYRSAPSSFFASLIDDGGEEEEEDLLNRQSSSGSESIFETTAEKKQYSSIYETSLDRRDFVNQNESWVTSTCGGGGGGDLQGFYYKDDMAMENNSIMEHGKKSGGGAVGGGSSNCSNLIRQSSSPAVFFSALTADTGFGDMKDVGSFKAGNGTNGKASTSNRFNGIINFSSGPSSSSRFMPKITESGNGNGTIEASSPQTRFQNDSWTVTDLKRNRDDNESQLFGFNALNGDSSSYARGLTHHLSLPKTSAEMDAVEKFLQFQQDSIPCKIRAKRGCATHPRSIAERTRRTRISERIRKLQELFPKMDKQTSTADMLDWAVEYIKDLQKEVKTLTDKESKCTCSGEGKQVPNPTL; encoded by the exons ATGGACGGTTTTCAGAGCTCACAAATGAACACAAGTCTGTTTTCGTCTAATTCCAAGCATCCAGATGTACAAAATATGAAGGGTAGAGAATCCATGAATACAGATGACCTGTACaatcaatatcaaaatcaaCAGCAGGGATCTACCCTAGTACGGTACCGTTCGGCGCCGAGCTCCTTCTTCGCCAGCCTTATCGACGACggaggggaggaggaggaggaggatctTCTGAATCGCCAATCCTCCAGTGGATCCGAATCAATTTTCGAGACAACAGCAGAAAAGAAGCAGTATTCTTCGATTTACGAAACTTCACTTGACCGCCGTGATTTTGTTAATCAAAATGAATCTTGGGTGACCAGTACatgtggtggtgggggtggtggtgatCTACAGGGTTTTTACTACAAGGATGATATGGCAATGGAGAATAATAGTATTATGGAGCATGGAAAGaagagtggtggtggtgctgtTGGTGGTGGTAGTAGTAATTGCTCCAATCTTATCAGGCAGAGCAGCTCTCCGGCCGTGTTTTTCTCCGCGTTGACTGCTGATACTG GCTTTGGAGATATGAAAGATGTGGGAAGTTTTAAGGCAGGAAATGGAACCAATGGAAAAGCTAGCACAAGCAATAGGTTTAACGGGATTATAAACTTCTCATCTGGACCATCTTCTTCCTCGAGGTTCATGCCTAAGATAACTGAAagtggaaatggaaatggaaccATAGAGGCAAGTAGTCCACAGACTAGATTTCAAAATGATTCTTGGACTGTCACTGACCTAAAAAGAAACAGAGATGACAACGAGAGTCAACTTTTTGGTTTCAACGCTTTG AATGGGGACTCTAGCAGTTATGCTAGGGGTTTAACTCACCACTTGAGCTTGCCAAAAACTTCTGCTGAGATGGATGCTGTAGAAAAGTTTTTGCAGTTTCAACAAGATTCCATCCCTTGTAAGATCCGTGCTAAAAGAGGTTGTGCAACACACCCGCGAAGCATTGCAGAGAGG ACGAGAAGAACACGAATTAGTGAAAGAATAAGGAAACTGCAAGAGCTTTTTCCAAAAATGGACAAG CAAACAAGCACGGCAGATATGCTAGATTGGGCTGTTGAATACATTAAAGACCTCCAAAAAGAGGTTAAG ACACTCACGGATAAGGAGTCAAAGTGCACATGTTCTGGTGAGGGAAAACAGGTTCCAAATCCAACCTTGTGA